DNA from Canis lupus familiaris isolate Mischka breed German Shepherd chromosome 9, alternate assembly UU_Cfam_GSD_1.0, whole genome shotgun sequence:
AGGACCAGTCCCACCTAGGGggctctcactcactcactctcccaTCCCGGGATCCCGTGGCCGGCTCATCCTCATCCAGGTCTCCCGTGGCCCcctgtcctctccctgccctgacACCTGACCCCGGCTCAGTCATCCCTCACTGATATGTTCAGTTCCTGTTGCCCATTCCCTGTGGCCCCTAAATCACAAACTCCAGGGTGCAGGGCTCAGGCTGCCTGGGTCACTGCGGATCCCCAGAGCCCAGACCAGGGCCTGaccccaagcaggctcccactgTGTGGTCTGGGAAGGAATGCGTGCGTGATGTGCTTCTGCTCGGGCTGGAGGGTCACGACACCCCAGGGCAGAAGCAAGGTGGGGCTGTCACACAGCAAGCTGAGTCCACCTGTGTCCCAGGACCCCTGCCCCCTGGGCTGTCCCTGCACACCTGACCCCCATGGCTTCAGAGTTCTCACTCCTCCCTGGTGGAGCATGGAGGCcttgcaggcaggcagggaggaggctgtGGAGGGTTCGGGTCTCATGGGCCCTGCTGCTCTGGGAAGACCTGCTCCAAGCCTAGGGCAGAGCGGCTGGAGGGGGCCTGCGGGGGTTCCTGAGGACTGACGCCTCTCTGCCTCGGTGTGTGGGGGCCCAGGTCAGCAGTGGGGGCGCCAGGCTGGAGCAGCAGGGAGCACCAGcccatcctcccctccacctcctgggCTTCTGACCTTGAATGGTGGGCATTATGCGACCTTGGCCAGAAGAATCACAGCCACCAGCATTCCCATCACCAAAGGGGGCTGGCCACTTGGAAGGAGGGCAGACCCTGAGGAAATTCAGAGCATCCAGTGAATGAGAGAAGTGGGAGCATGTCCCTCACCCCCCCAAAAGCCCCCTGAACTTGGCCTTCACCAAGGCccctcccctgctgagcagggcctgCACACCTCCAGCTGGGCCCCCACTGGGGTCTGCCATTCATCAGCTCCCAGGGTGACCTGTGCCCCTGGGGATGGGCTGGCGTGGCCATAAGGGCGTGTTGGGGGGAGGCCGATAGAGGAAGACCCGGAAGGAGCCGTCACGTGGCCACGCAGGAGAGCAGGTGCCCCGCGGTGGACTTCCCCCGGGACCTGTCCTGGGGGCAACCACCTGCCTCTCTGGCCCACCGTCTCCACAGCCTCACAAGGCTGCTTACATCCACCTGCTGTCCCCTCTCTGCTGCCAGGACACGCAGAGTGCGCTGTTTGGTGTCGGGCCCGAGATGTGCCCGGAGTCCGGGACCGGGAAAGAAAAGGCGGCCCCACGCGCTGGCGGCGCTCGCTGGTCAGGGCGGTGCAGGCCCACGCCGTCTGCGCTGCCTGGTGCGGGATGGGTGGCACCTTACCTGCGGGGGTGCTGGCCGTCCTGCTGCTGGTTCCCTGGAGCGTGGGCGGCGGGGTGCTGACGGGCCTGTTGCTGGTTTCCTGAATCATGGGCAGCAGTGTGCTCAGGAGCCCATCGTTGGCCTCGGGCACGATGCCCAGCAGTTTGCACATGAGCTCGTACACATGGACGCTCTCGAATGGCTCCACCTCCAGGCCTCTCTTGAAGTTGGGGCCCACGGCCCGGAAGATGGTCTTCATGTCCATGACATCGTTGTGAAAACCGTGCTCCCCATTGTTAAACTGGACGTTCACTCTCTGCCGGGGAGGGAAGGCCCTGAGCCTTTGCAGGGACTCCCCACCCACCCGCCCTCTCTGCCAGCAGCACCCCTGCGGGGGCAGAGGACCCCTGGGAGGGGGTTACACATGGGGGCAGAAGGGTTTCTCTGAATCTTGAGCCCCAAAAGATCCCTGGCCCGAGGGAGGGCCCCTCGGGGAAGACTAGGTGCCGACCCCAAGCACACAGGGAGGAGCTGTGAGCACAGTGCGCCTGTGCACGCCAGCGCTCCCTTTCCCGATCCCGATGCCCAGCCTGCATCTCCTCGGGGGTCCCTCGGCTCTCGGTGGACGGCACAGTGGCCCCTCGCCCTCGCTTCTCTCTGGTTTCTTATGGCCAGTctccccacacatacacacaagcgTCCGTGCACACGCCCACACGCAAAtctcacacattcacacacatgtaCACTGTGTACGTGCACACACGCTCCTATTGCATCGTGACGGGTGTGTCCCTTTGGTGGCCAATGCCGCTCAAACCGGGGACGCGTgagaaatggggggaggggcacttTTTACAGAAATGGACAGAGGCCCAGCAGCCCAGGGAAGGAGCCTGCGCCCTGCCCGGAGTCCCCCCCGGGGCAGGCAGCTCACCCCATGGATGACGTAGCCGGGGTCACTGTACATGAGcaggggggtgatcctggggttcctggcGTAGTGGAGGGACGCGGGGAAGGACTCCTTCTTGTAGACGTGGAGCTTGGGGTGGGCATCCTTGATGGCCTCGTACACCTTCTCCAGCATCCCCTCCTTGGGGAGCAGCATCCCATTTGGCCCGTAGTCCAGGAGCTCGAACTCGATGTCCTTGAAGGTAAAGTTGGGGAACTTGTGGAACTCCACCAGGTCCTGGGCGGTCTTGTTGACGGTGCTCATGCCGTGGTCGGACGTGACAATCAGGTTGAGGCTGTCCTCCAGGCCACTCCTCCTGATGCTGTCACGGAGGTAGCCCACGGTCCTGTCCACCTGCATCACCATGTCCTTCCTCTGCTGGGACTCGGGGCCGTACTTGTGGCCCGTGGAGTCGGGCTCCCCAAAGTAGAGCGTGACCAGGTCCAGCCCCTCCTCCGTGAACCACTTCATCACCGTGTCGATGTTGGCCTTCCATTCCACCTCATCTTTGTAGTTGTGCAGAGCGCCTTCCTTCCGGCTCAGCGTCACCGCCAGGCCTTGGTAGGTGACATTCCCGCCAGGGTAGAAGAAGGAGCCCGTCCGCAAGCCCTGCCAGGGAAGGCGGCGGCGGTAAAGCCCACAGGCACCCTGGGGCTCGCCCCTGCCTGTCCCTGCTGCTGTCACACAGCCCCCAGACCGCCCGCCTCTCCTCCTGCCCGCTCACAGTCCCGCTCCCCTCGCGGGCACCCCCTTCTTTTTGGGAAGGCCTTTCATAAGTCTTATCTTATATTCCCAGGGCCGGTACTGATTGTGTGGAAGAGCGAGCGGGTGCCCAGTGGACTCAGCGCTAGTGAGATAATGGATATAATAGTGCCCTCAGATACGCAGTGTCCCCATCGTCACCATGGCCCTGGGTCCTCGCCCCAAGGCCGAGCTGCCCAGACCGCCCTCCCCTTCTGGCCTGGAGCCCGGCCTCTCCCTAATATGGTCTGGTCTCGTCCAGACCCTGCGACCCCTGTCCCCTTGCCTGCCCTTCCAGCCTTCAGCCTGGCCATCCATCTGTCTTGCCCATAAATCGATGGCTGCATTATTTACAGATCCATCTGTCCTTTCCGCCCCATGTCCGTGCTCGCCCTGTCTGCGTGTCTGCTCCCCAGCTGCCCTGCTGTGTGGACCAAGCACCGCGAGATGCCAGGCTCTCAGCTCCTGCGAGTGAGCCCGATGTCCAGGTGGCTCCCTCCAGGGTGAAGGACTCCGACCTGAGTGGACGCCCTGCCTAGAGGGTGGCGGTAGGCTCCGAAGTTCACTCTGCTCATCTTGGAAACCTCCGCTTGACCCCGTCGATGAGAAGCCACACCTCTGGGGCCAGAAACCCCCAGAGTGCTGTGGGATGGAGGGGTTCCGGGGCGCAGCCCCACAACCCACCTCTACCTTATATTACCTTATATCTGGCCCTCTGGAAGTCGGCTGCCCAGCCCGGGGAGGGATCCAGAAAGGGGAAGGCAGAAAGCTGTTTTATCGTTAcctgcccccccctttttaaaagatttatttatttattcagagagagatagaggcagagacacagacagggagagaagcaggccccatgcagggagcccgacgtgggactagatcccgggtctccaggatcacaccccgggctgtaggtggcgctaaaccgctgagccaccagggctgcccattacCCGCCTTTTTGCTGGGTGAGGTTATTTTTCCGGGTGGACCGGACCCCCTTCTCCCAGAGCCAGCGGCCCAGGGCTGCGGGGAAGATGCTGC
Protein-coding regions in this window:
- the ENPP7 gene encoding ectonucleotide pyrophosphatase/phosphodiesterase family member 7 isoform X1, with product MGRLAVLLVLALAALLAPGAGAPVGRKGTRNKLLLVSFDGFRWNYDQDVHTPNLDAMALDGVKARYMTPAFVTMTSPCHFTLVTGKYIENHGVVHNMFYNTTSKVKLPYHATLGVQRWWDNGSLPIWITAQKQGLRTGSFFYPGGNVTYQGLAVTLSRKEGALHNYKDEVEWKANIDTVMKWFTEEGLDLVTLYFGEPDSTGHKYGPESQQRKDMVMQVDRTVGYLRDSIRRSGLEDSLNLIVTSDHGMSTVNKTAQDLVEFHKFPNFTFKDIEFELLDYGPNGMLLPKEGMLEKVYEAIKDAHPKLHVYKKESFPASLHYARNPRITPLLMYSDPGYVIHGRVNVQFNNGEHGFHNDVMDMKTIFRAVGPNFKRGLEVEPFESVHVYELMCKLLGIVPEANDGLLSTLLPMIQETSNRPVSTPPPTLQGTSSRTASTPAGSALLPSGQPPLVMGMLVAVILLAKVA